The following are encoded in a window of Ignicoccus islandicus DSM 13165 genomic DNA:
- a CDS encoding AbrB/MazE/SpoVT family DNA-binding domain-containing protein produces the protein MASIEQRKLVKLGKSTLVVSLPAEWIKRKKLKAGDTLTLYIGENEIIIAPSGETTSSKLTVKLRVKSAENNIVYRTIVSAYINGATEISVEVEDVSLLKEAIKQAKEATSRLIGLEIVDQSLDRIVLQTFTDIRSHDVPSLVNRSLKFLISMIKHLGENQIDIKFLEDIENEIDKLSRLGMRMLITNPDLSKQQSIHLSKLFTSLENASDSVIPLARVIEGKSRLVMDVLNSLVEILEFVREMKLGQTSLKDINDRIELIEHIEASIVEREIDETLKYRILHVVNHVKNLLLSLYDANASILIYTKEELVF, from the coding sequence TTGGCCTCAATCGAACAACGTAAGTTAGTGAAGTTAGGGAAGTCTACCTTAGTAGTCTCGTTGCCCGCTGAATGGATAAAAAGGAAGAAACTGAAGGCCGGCGACACCCTAACTCTATATATTGGGGAGAATGAAATAATAATAGCTCCAAGCGGCGAAACGACTTCATCTAAGCTCACAGTGAAGCTGAGGGTTAAGAGCGCTGAGAACAACATCGTTTACAGAACTATAGTCTCGGCCTACATTAACGGAGCCACTGAAATCTCTGTAGAAGTGGAAGACGTTAGCTTGTTGAAGGAAGCAATAAAGCAGGCGAAGGAAGCGACCTCTAGATTAATTGGACTAGAGATAGTAGATCAATCGCTTGATAGGATAGTTCTCCAGACTTTCACCGACATAAGGTCTCACGATGTACCATCGCTTGTAAACAGGTCCCTTAAGTTCCTAATTTCGATGATAAAACACTTAGGCGAAAACCAAATTGACATTAAGTTCTTGGAAGATATTGAAAACGAGATAGACAAGCTCAGTCGGCTCGGCATGAGGATGTTAATAACGAATCCCGATCTCTCGAAGCAACAATCAATTCACCTATCCAAACTGTTCACGAGCCTTGAGAACGCTTCCGATTCCGTAATACCATTGGCCAGAGTAATAGAAGGTAAGTCCAGGTTAGTTATGGACGTATTAAACTCGCTAGTGGAGATATTGGAGTTCGTTAGGGAAATGAAGCTTGGGCAGACGAGCTTAAAAGATATAAATGATAGAATAGAACTGATTGAACACATAGAAGCGAGCATAGTGGAAAGGGAAATAGATGAGACACTGAAATATAGGATCCTTCACGTAGTGAACCACGTAAAGAACTTGCTCTTATCCCTCTACGACGCCAACGCATCTATTCTAATCTATACAAAAGAAGAGTTAGTCTTCTAA
- a CDS encoding metal ABC transporter ATP-binding protein codes for MTTSTKVVSFDDVWVKYDREYALQGVTFDVPEKDFLVVLGPNGAGKTTLLKTILGVVKPAKGRVLVFGKEPWAHRDVIVNYVGYVPQREHINEKVPLKVIDVVMMGLTVKKFFFNKKKAYEKAIEVLQYVGLKDLAFKNFNELSGGQKQRVLIARAIISDPKLLLLDEPFSALDANSSRLVSSLLKRLNDEGKTIILVTHTLDPVFNVMKRLLLLNKKLIAIGPPKEVLTPENLKKAYGIEVPVVTYNNTCYPILGDQHGR; via the coding sequence TTGACGACTTCTACTAAGGTAGTCTCGTTCGACGACGTATGGGTGAAATACGATAGGGAATATGCCCTTCAAGGCGTGACTTTCGATGTTCCCGAAAAGGACTTCTTAGTCGTCTTGGGCCCTAACGGTGCCGGTAAGACCACCTTACTTAAGACAATTCTCGGTGTAGTTAAGCCTGCAAAAGGAAGGGTACTGGTTTTTGGTAAGGAACCTTGGGCTCATAGAGACGTAATAGTTAATTACGTAGGCTATGTTCCACAAAGAGAACATATTAATGAGAAAGTGCCGCTCAAAGTGATAGACGTAGTTATGATGGGCTTGACTGTGAAGAAGTTTTTCTTTAACAAGAAAAAGGCCTACGAGAAGGCAATCGAGGTTCTCCAGTACGTTGGACTCAAAGACTTAGCTTTTAAGAACTTCAACGAACTATCCGGAGGTCAAAAGCAGAGAGTATTAATTGCAAGGGCCATAATCAGCGATCCTAAACTATTGCTGCTGGACGAACCCTTCTCCGCTCTAGACGCGAATAGCTCTAGGTTAGTCTCTTCCCTATTAAAGAGGTTAAACGATGAAGGGAAAACTATAATATTGGTAACTCACACTTTGGATCCGGTATTTAATGTAATGAAGAGATTGCTCCTATTGAATAAAAAGTTAATAGCTATAGGTCCTCCCAAGGAGGTTCTAACACCTGAGAACTTAAAGAAGGCATATGGAATAGAAGTACCGGTAGTTACTTACAATAACACGTGCTATCCTATTCTCGGTGACCAGCATGGAAGGTAG
- the glmM gene encoding phosphoglucosamine mutase, producing MGRLFGTDGVRGIVNESMTPELAMKVAQATCTWFGKGKVLVGRDVRYGGDMLVNAVSAGLLSAGCEVYYAGLVPTPALQYAVPRLGYDLGIMVTASHNPPPYNGVKVIGSNGVELPRESEREIEEIFFNERFVRVPFNLVKGWKEEKRVLETYVKGILKEVDDSLIKKKEFKVVVDGANSVGSLATPVVLRALGVKVLCVNCNLDPSFPGREPEPTPTSLTDTSAMAVAAGADLIVAHDADADRAIIGDDRGEIYWGDRSGSLLTYFLSRKYPHLPRRTFTGVSSSHFVVEGFLKEKGIEVRWTPVGSVVISHTLIKEGGISGFEENGGFINPVHHPVRDGAMTAASFLEMMAIEGKKASELFSELPKAYAKKGKVPRPEKLNLEKLYEELSSTYSSCEQWRIDGLKVVCEDFWFLVRPSGTEPVLRIMVETRDPRTLDETYRNVEATVLKYLQGTP from the coding sequence TTGGGAAGGCTCTTCGGTACAGATGGGGTCCGCGGAATAGTAAATGAGAGCATGACCCCGGAATTGGCTATGAAAGTTGCTCAAGCCACGTGTACGTGGTTCGGAAAGGGCAAGGTTCTGGTAGGCAGGGACGTAAGGTATGGTGGAGACATGTTAGTTAACGCAGTAAGCGCCGGGCTATTGTCGGCCGGATGCGAAGTTTACTACGCGGGCTTAGTCCCTACGCCCGCTTTACAATACGCTGTTCCGAGACTTGGGTACGATTTGGGAATAATGGTCACTGCTTCTCACAACCCACCTCCATACAACGGGGTTAAGGTAATAGGAAGTAATGGAGTCGAACTCCCTAGGGAATCTGAAAGAGAGATAGAGGAAATATTCTTCAATGAAAGATTCGTTCGCGTACCATTCAACCTAGTTAAGGGATGGAAGGAAGAAAAGAGGGTCTTGGAGACTTACGTAAAGGGAATACTTAAAGAGGTAGACGATAGTCTGATTAAGAAGAAGGAGTTCAAGGTCGTAGTAGACGGAGCCAATAGCGTGGGATCCCTCGCGACTCCGGTCGTCTTGAGGGCCCTGGGCGTCAAAGTATTGTGCGTTAACTGTAACTTGGACCCATCGTTTCCAGGTAGGGAACCAGAGCCTACACCTACTTCCTTAACCGACACCTCAGCTATGGCCGTCGCCGCTGGAGCCGACTTGATAGTGGCTCACGACGCCGATGCCGATAGGGCAATCATAGGGGACGACAGAGGCGAAATTTACTGGGGAGATAGGAGCGGTTCTTTACTAACCTACTTCTTATCAAGAAAGTACCCCCACTTGCCTAGGAGGACGTTCACTGGGGTATCTTCGTCCCACTTCGTCGTGGAGGGATTCCTAAAGGAGAAAGGAATTGAAGTTAGGTGGACGCCCGTAGGCAGCGTCGTGATTTCACATACCCTAATAAAAGAAGGGGGCATTAGTGGATTCGAGGAAAACGGAGGTTTCATCAACCCCGTTCACCACCCCGTTAGAGACGGCGCAATGACTGCCGCTTCGTTCCTAGAGATGATGGCAATTGAAGGCAAGAAGGCGTCCGAGCTCTTCTCGGAACTACCTAAAGCGTACGCTAAGAAAGGCAAGGTACCTAGGCCTGAGAAGTTGAACCTAGAGAAGCTTTACGAAGAGCTGTCGTCAACTTACAGTAGTTGCGAGCAGTGGAGAATAGACGGCCTCAAGGTGGTTTGCGAAGACTTCTGGTTCCTAGTGAGGCCATCTGGTACAGAGCCCGTATTGAGGATAATGGTAGAGACTAGGGATCCGAGAACGCTCGATGAGACGTATAGGAACGTTGAGGCTACTGTCTTGAAGTACCTCCAAGGGACTCCCTGA